The DNA region aatagtcaggtttttaattgatgtatgctcatttacttacaaaaaataattaccgattgttttatcagatatagcagataggggtgtcaaacaggtcgggttaggtcattttcaggttcggatcatatataatggtcaataaacccttaatATGAACCTGactcatttaattaatgggtcaaaaattgaaacaccgacctgatctgtagcatatcggatcaacctgctaatggcccttttaacctactttttttttaggtcattaaattcatatatttcaggtcatttgacccatttaaccttaattaaaggcttcctccaaaaataaacgtatgccacttaatgcagcgagcacacggtattctttagtaaaaggcgaaagaatagttcgctttgtgctcacggcgtggctgcgtaagttggtatgagatctgtggaagtgatttaaagaatttttcttttattagtatctttcatagccgatgtgggacaacttcctttgttattaaaagtcatcttcagctgacgaatcccttagccgatgtgggacaacttccttttttattgaaaatcatcttcagctgacaaatccctcaatacatggtaattggtattatcttagttttacgaagtatttggcaaatgttgatccgtcttaaatttaataaatgggttaaacaggtttttttcgggtttaaatattcaacctgaacctaacccatttaataaacagatctggttggattgacccatttaattaattggttcaaaaatctaaacccaaactcgctaatttcgagtcggtttcagatcaggttagcaggtcgggtcagcttttgccagccctaataggcagatcaatttatttcaattagttatatatatatatatatatatatatatatatatatatatatatatatatatatatatatatatatatatatatatatatatatatatatatattctgtatgcaatctcttttgtatagaacttgtgttcttcctttttccatATTATTAggaaactgaaattggacttaatttgctaaaactaggtgaaaatttgattcggatttataacagttcgatttacaatcagttcgggttaaaaacagttcgattaataatcgatcgggtttgtatcagttcgggttaaaaacagttcgatcttaatcggttttagtcaggttaaattcggttacgtgcataattcgggtcggatttgactcgggtcgatcactgttctgTTCGGGTAACAttggttaaggtttatatgtcggttataaaattcggttgcagttcgagttcgattttgcccttttcggttatcaaacggtttgagtgaagtatcggttcggtaaacctaaaaaacttacattttttcgggtcggattttcggatcgggtttgttttgaacagctctatgtAGGAGGTATTTATGAAGTAACTTTAACTTTACTTTTTCATTTCATATCTTGGGCTTCTCATATTCATTTGCAAGAGCTTTCTCTGCCTATATTTTTCAGCAAACCAAAACAGCTACATGATGTTTGAATATGGTacgtttttttttaatcttattaattAATGCTTTCTCTGGCTATATTCATTTGTATCAAAAAATCCTTATTAGTTGaatatgtttttagaaaaaaaaaaaaaaaaaacaggttTTTGAACAAGATTCAAACCCTATAAGTGAGTAGAGACGGGTACGAGTCGCATCTGGGTTTTTGATTATGCTACTAAAATACACTGCTTTCATTTGCAAGGGTATCATGTTTACTATGTGTTTCCTGATGTAAATACTTCAGCTGTGCTATTTTTGTCCCTCATTGTGCTCGGAATTTCACTTGCCTTCAACTTCGTTAGTTTATTGGGGACGATGTGGAGTATGAGGGAATCTATAAACGATACAATCAATTTCATGATCAAATTACCTAATTGGTTAAACTACTATAACAACTTGAAGAACGACACAAACACCCTCCATATGAAAACAACAAGATTAACCCGAAAAGCCCATGACATCAGATCAGAGGCATCTGCTGCAGAGCATCAGACCCTTCGCCAAGTGAAGGCAGAAGTACGAAATTGGTTGGAAAACGTGCAGACTGTGGATAACCAAGTTAAGGATATTCTGGAGCAGGCAGGAAGAGATATGAACATTTTCGTAGATTTCTTTTATCGCGCTTGGTTAGGGATCGTTCATGTCGACAAGAAACTTCAGCAAGTAGAACAACTCTTGGATACTGGAACGTCTTTACAGACTGCTCCCTTGATATCTAATGTAAGACTGGAGCTTCCTTATCTGACTTCCAACCTAATAGGTAGCGAAGCATTCGGTAATATCAAGAAAGTGTTGGAGTTTATAAAATCAGATCGGATATCATGTATTGGTGTTCATGGAGCACAAGGTACCGGCAAAACAGAAATCGTTAAGCATATCTACAACCGAATATTAGTAAACACGAATGTTTATTATGTACAAATTAGGGAGAATATCACGAACCATGAGTTGTCGAGCATGATTGCTCTAACACTTGGGTTAGAATTAGCTGAAGAGGATGAAGGTAGGCGGCCTGATTTTTTATACAGAGCTTTGAGAAGTAAAGGGAAATTTGTTCTTATACTAGATGGTTTAATAAGAGATTTCAGATTAATTGAAGTAGGTATCCCTGTGCATTCAAATGGGGGAAAATTGATTTTCACTACACGTTCACCAAATGTTTTGCGAAGAATGCAGTCACAAGAAACAATCGAGCTGCAGCCGTTGTCAGAAGATGAAGCACATGAGCTGTTTCGAAAAGAGGTGCAGGTGAGTGAATATGACTCGGAAGAAATGGAAGGCGTAGCACATCGTATCTTACAACAATGTGGGAATGTACCTGGCGTAATTATTCGTATAGCAGATATGTTGAGAAGGGAACATGATATACATGTATGGTGGAACACTTTGAATGAACTGCAACAACACTTGTAGTTGCTTAAGCCTAAATACTCTATTTTTAGAAACTTATTCCATCCAAAACTCTGTGTAATCAGATGGTTTCTAAATTTAGAAATGATAGAAGGTAGTATGAAGCTGCTACAGAATAAAGCAGACTAATCGACTAGCAAATGAATACTTGCAGCTGTAGTGTGTCTGTTTCAGTGTGTTTTCTTTGTTGATGTTGAGCAGACTAGTAAACAATATTTTTACGTAGGGTTGAAAACATAATACTATGAGCTAAAAAAATCTATACTGAGCCGATTCG from Amaranthus tricolor cultivar Red isolate AtriRed21 chromosome 3, ASM2621246v1, whole genome shotgun sequence includes:
- the LOC130809155 gene encoding probable disease resistance protein At1g15890 isoform X2, with product MWSMRESINDTINFMIKLPNWLNYYNNLKNDTNTLHMKTTRLTRKAHDIRSEASAAEHQTLRQVKAEVRNWLENVQTVDNQVKDILEQAGRDMNIFVDFFYRAWLGIVHVDKKLQQVEQLLDTGTSLQTAPLISNVRLELPYLTSNLIGSEAFGNIKKVLEFIKSDRISCIGVHGAQGTGKTEIVKHIYNRILVNTNVYYVQIRENITNHELSSMIALTLGLELAEEDEGRRPDFLYRALRSKGKFVLILDGLIRDFRLIEVGIPVHSNGGKLIFTTRSPNVLRRMQSQETIELQPLSEDEAHELFRKEVQVSEYDSEEMEGVAHRILQQCGNVPGVIIRIADMLRREHDIHVWWNTLNELQQHL
- the LOC130809155 gene encoding probable disease resistance protein At1g15890 isoform X1, which gives rise to MMFEYAVLFLSLIVLGISLAFNFVSLLGTMWSMRESINDTINFMIKLPNWLNYYNNLKNDTNTLHMKTTRLTRKAHDIRSEASAAEHQTLRQVKAEVRNWLENVQTVDNQVKDILEQAGRDMNIFVDFFYRAWLGIVHVDKKLQQVEQLLDTGTSLQTAPLISNVRLELPYLTSNLIGSEAFGNIKKVLEFIKSDRISCIGVHGAQGTGKTEIVKHIYNRILVNTNVYYVQIRENITNHELSSMIALTLGLELAEEDEGRRPDFLYRALRSKGKFVLILDGLIRDFRLIEVGIPVHSNGGKLIFTTRSPNVLRRMQSQETIELQPLSEDEAHELFRKEVQVSEYDSEEMEGVAHRILQQCGNVPGVIIRIADMLRREHDIHVWWNTLNELQQHL